From Pararhizobium sp. A13:
CGGGGAATACGCAGGCGCTGAGGCAAGAAACGCAAGAATGGCCGCTGCGAGAGCGGGATGAAAAAGCCATGACAACCTCCGTGCTGGCATCGGGAGTGTCTCTCCCTGGATCGGGCACGATGCCCTTGAGGATGGCAGGTCTCCTGGCTCACGGCGTCACGAACCTCGTCAAAGGCCCGAACGGGTCCGCCTCGCCTTCCCGGAGTTTTTCGACATCACGAAGAGGTGGACGATTCGTAGAAATAGAGGCGTCCCGCCCCGGCTGATCGTGATGCCACTCCAGTGGCTTTTCCGGTTGGACCGGCCATTCCGCGGCCGCACCACGCAGCCTGTCCGGAACACCGGTTTTCCCGGATGGCGAACCCTGACCGTTCTACAGTCGCGGGGTCGGCTGCGATAAGAATGCCCGGCTTGGGTCCATCCCTTCACATTCCCATTTACTCCTGAACCGAAACGCCGGTCCGGGAACCATCCAATGGCTGATGATTAGGCGCTCGGTTGAACCCTGTCAATTGAAAGACCGGCTGTGCGAGGCTTCACGGCATCAATGTATCGAGCCACCGCGCGTCGAGGACCGTTTCGAGTTCTGCCGCGATATCATCAAGCGCCCGATCGACGGATTGACGGTAGTTTTCGCCGCCACCTTCGATGCCGAAACTGTTGAGAAGCGCGGCCCGATAGGCGTCGCTGGCAAACAGGCCATGCAGGTAGGTACCGCTAACCCTGCCATCGGTCGAGACGGCACCATCGGCGCGGTGGTCGATGATCACCGCAGGACGAGCACAGTCCGATCCGGTCGTCCGACCCAAGTGGATTTCGTAACCGTCCAGCGCCACATCATAGACGGCCGAACGGGCCATGCTGTTGCGCACCGTCTTTTCCGGCGCCATTTCGGTTTCGACGGACAGTAGGCCCAGCCCCTCGATCTCGCGCACATTTCCCTCAATGCCGTGCGGGTCGGTAACGCGGCTTCCGAGCATCTGGTAGCCGCCGCAGATGCCGATGACGTGACCGCCGCGCCGCACATGCGCCTGAAGATCGCGGTCCCATCCTTGAGCGCGAAAATCGGCGAGATCGGCGATTGTCGCCTTCGAGCCCGGAATGACCACCAGGCCGGCGTCGACCGGGATCGGTTCTCCGGCGCGGACGAAGACGAGATCGATCTCCGGTTCGGCGGCCAGCGGGTCAAGATCGTCAAAATTGGCGATACGCGACAGGACGGGAACAGCGACCTTCAATGCCTTGCCGCCGCCCCGCGCCAGTTTTTCCAAGACGACCGAGTCCTCGGCCGGCAGGCGCCCGGCGCTTTTCAACCAGGGCACGACACCGAAACAGGGCCAGCCGGTAAAGCGCTGAACAGCCGCGACGCCGTCATCGAAAAGCGAAACGTCGCCTCGGAACTTGTTGATGATATAGCCACTGATCATCCGCCGGTCTTCATCGGACAGGATCGTATGGGTGCCGACCAGCGATGCGATCACACCACCACGGTCGATATCACCGACAAGCACCACTGGAACGTTCGCGCGGGTGGCAAAACCCATATTGGCGATGTCGCCGGCGCGAAGATTGATCTCGGCGGGCGACCCCGCGCCTTCAACGACAACAAGATCACGCCCGGCGCCGACCGTTTCGAGGCTCTCCATGACGGCGGCCATCAGCTTCGGTTTCAAGGCCTGATAGTCCCGTCCTTTCGCCTGGCCTGCCACCTTGCCCTGCACGATGATCTGGCTGCCCGTTTCCGACTGGGGCTTAAGAAGGACCGGGTTCATGTGAACCGAAGACGGTATGCGCGCCGCCATCGACTGCAGCCATTGGGCCCGGCCGATCTCGCCGCCGTCGTCCGAGACGGCGGCGTTGTTGGACATGTTCTGCGGCTTGAACGGGGCAACCTTTACCCCGCGATTGGCCATGAGGCGGCACAGGCCCGCAACGAGTACCGTTTTTCCGACATCGGAGCCGGTTCCCTGAAGCATGATCGTCTTTGTCATGACGTCTCGTCTAGCATTGCCGCCGTCACAAGAAAAGCCATGTTTTGCCGTATTTTGCCGCCTTTTCTGCCGGTCGTTCACGCGACATTTCAGGCTGCTGCAAGGCTTGTCCGACTTTGCCGTGGCACTATCCGGAAAACGACATTTCACGGCGAAAACAATTGTTGCGTTGCGCAAGAACAGGCGTATATCAGCGTCGATCAAATCACGGGGCGCAAGCGCTCTACACCCAAGGTCACTCCCAGATGTTGTTCATCTTCAGCAAGCCCAATTTCGTGCAGATCGCCTGGAACTCCAAGGCGCCGGAAAACCAGTCGCGCGTCCGCAACACCGTGATGCCGGCACCCTTCGGCCCCCTCGGTTTCATCCGCACGCGCAGCGTCGGCTGATCCATTCCTCCCGGCCGACCACTTAAACCGCGCCTCACCACGGCGCGGTTTTTCTTTTGCCGGAATGCACGCTCGAAATCTTCCTGGCCCAAAACGCGAAAACCGCACCCGCTCCCTTCGGAACTGTGCGGCCTGCCAAGATACGCATGGCTTCTGCGGCATACACCCGCAGAACGCTCCGGCCCGGGACGCAATACCTGATCCGGGCGGGCGGCAAGTCTCCCCAACCGCGGAAAGACAATTAGCCTGACAGTGTTACCGGATGGTTAGTAAGAGCTTAACCAAAGGTGAATTTCGTTTTTTTGAGATTTTTTTCGCCACCCGGAAAAATCCTTCCGAAGGCGCATACGGAACACAATTTGTCTGCGATAAAACACGCCATAAAGCCGCTTTATGAAGCAGTGCTAATTTCACGCCAATGAACCGGCCATTTGCACAAAAATCTTGCCCATTCGGTTAAAATTCAACAGCTTGCACGTGCATTCCCGCACTTAAAAAACCTTACCGGGCGATCGCGGAGGTTGATTTCTCCAGAGGAATACTTACGCTGCCCGCAACGGTAAAAAGAGAGAGATGGCTGAGACAGGGTTTCGCGGTCAGACAAGAAAACTCGAACACCGTTGCAGCGGGGATGAAAGACTGGCCTTTGCCTCAAAATGCCCCGGCCTGCTTCAACCTGAACGATTGGGCGCCCAGGACTGCAGTATTCTGGTCCGCCCCAAAGATTTTTGGCTGCATTAAGACTGGGAGGTCTTAAACATGAAGAAGCTCCTCGCTTCCACCATTCTCGCCGCCGGCCTTTACGCTATGGCCGGATCAGCGCAGGCCGCAGAGTGCGGCGAAGTCAGCATCGCAGAAATGAACTGGGCATCGGCCGGCGTTGCCGCGCATGTCGACAAGTTCATCCTTGAAAATGGCTATGGCTGCACGGTAACGCTCGTTACCGGCGACACTATGCCGACATTCACATCCATGAACGAGAAGGCCCAGCCCGACATGGCGCCCGAATTGTGGGTCAATGCCGTGCGCACGCCTCTCGACGCCGCCATCAAGGAAGGCCGCCTGATCGAAGCCGCACCGCTGCTCAGCGAAGGTGGCGTCGAAGGCTGGTGGATTCCGAAGTTCATCGCCGACGCAAATCCCGACATCAAGACCGTCCAGGACGCGCTGAAGCATCCTGAACTGTTCCCGGCGCCTGAGGATCCGTCCAAGGCTGCGATCTACAACTGCCCGTCGGGCTGGAACTGCCAGGTGTCCTCCGCCAACCTCTACAAGGCGCTCGGCGCTGAAAAGCTCGGCTTCGAGTTGATCGACACCGGTTCGGCTGCCGGTCTCGACGGCTCGATCTCCAACGCCTTTGAAAAGAAGTCCGGCTGGCTCGGCTATTACTGGGCTCCGACCGCCATTCTCGGCAAGTATGAGATGACCCGCCTCAGCTTCGGCGTGGAAAACGACAAGGCGGAGTGGGATGCCTGCACGGCGGTCCCGGATTGCCCGAATCCGAAGGTCAACTCCTATCCGACCTCGGACGTCTACACTGTCGTGACCAAGGCATTCTCCGAGAAGGCCGGTGTTGCTATGGACTACGTCAAGGTCCGCAAATGGGACAACGGCACCGTCAACAAGGTTCTCGCTTGGATGGATTCCAACCAGGGCACGAACGAAGACGCAGCAAAGCACTTCCTGGAAAACTATCCGGACATGTGGAGCAAGTGGGTCGCGCCTGACGTCGCAGAGAAGGTCAAGGCCGCCCTCTAAGCACGAATTCCGATGGGCAGCGGAGCCTCGATCTTCGCTGTCTCACCCTTACGACGTACCTGAAAGATCCGGCAACGCAGCGGAGCGGCAACCGGAGGAAGATTATGGGGCTAGTACCCGGCGGCGTGAAGATGCCGCCGGTGTTTCACCAAATGTGGATGTGAAAACGAAGATCGTCGCAAACGGCATAGCCGCCTGCGGCGAAACTTGTCACATTCTCGAAATGCCGGGGTCCGGAGAGACCACCCAAGTCTGCGCACCAGCCTGAAACAGGCTCATTGAAGCAGCCGGCCATAAATAAAACTTCCGGTTTAAAGGGGAACGACATGGCAATATGCAGTTACTTGCCAGATCTGCTTTGTAAATTTCCGGCGATCGACGAAACGACAATCCGCATGGCCCGCAAGAGCGTGGACGAAGGCTTCAAAGGTCTTGTCCGCAGCTACGTGAATGCCATCGATGCGCTCGTCCAGCCGCTCCAATGGTTCTTGAACTACCTCGAAAAACTATTCGTCGGTTCGCCCTGGATCGTCATTCTCGCCGCGATGGTCGCGATCGTCTATTACGGCAGCCGCGACATGCGCATCACGATCGGCACCATCGTCTCGATGTTCGCGATCGGTCTTGT
This genomic window contains:
- a CDS encoding cobyric acid synthase, with amino-acid sequence MTKTIMLQGTGSDVGKTVLVAGLCRLMANRGVKVAPFKPQNMSNNAAVSDDGGEIGRAQWLQSMAARIPSSVHMNPVLLKPQSETGSQIIVQGKVAGQAKGRDYQALKPKLMAAVMESLETVGAGRDLVVVEGAGSPAEINLRAGDIANMGFATRANVPVVLVGDIDRGGVIASLVGTHTILSDEDRRMISGYIINKFRGDVSLFDDGVAAVQRFTGWPCFGVVPWLKSAGRLPAEDSVVLEKLARGGGKALKVAVPVLSRIANFDDLDPLAAEPEIDLVFVRAGEPIPVDAGLVVIPGSKATIADLADFRAQGWDRDLQAHVRRGGHVIGICGGYQMLGSRVTDPHGIEGNVREIEGLGLLSVETEMAPEKTVRNSMARSAVYDVALDGYEIHLGRTTGSDCARPAVIIDHRADGAVSTDGRVSGTYLHGLFASDAYRAALLNSFGIEGGGENYRQSVDRALDDIAAELETVLDARWLDTLMP
- a CDS encoding ABC transporter substrate-binding protein — translated: MKKLLASTILAAGLYAMAGSAQAAECGEVSIAEMNWASAGVAAHVDKFILENGYGCTVTLVTGDTMPTFTSMNEKAQPDMAPELWVNAVRTPLDAAIKEGRLIEAAPLLSEGGVEGWWIPKFIADANPDIKTVQDALKHPELFPAPEDPSKAAIYNCPSGWNCQVSSANLYKALGAEKLGFELIDTGSAAGLDGSISNAFEKKSGWLGYYWAPTAILGKYEMTRLSFGVENDKAEWDACTAVPDCPNPKVNSYPTSDVYTVVTKAFSEKAGVAMDYVKVRKWDNGTVNKVLAWMDSNQGTNEDAAKHFLENYPDMWSKWVAPDVAEKVKAAL